The following coding sequences are from one Solea solea chromosome 4, fSolSol10.1, whole genome shotgun sequence window:
- the LOC131458767 gene encoding von Willebrand factor A domain-containing protein 7-like gives MRWFAALCLLLLQTGAHGFDIDEEDASLSHQEITEAALLKVTLEVCRAVAKAAGKDIKEPSGSLTATSVAVACEAEKSSKSFSSVIEVIQDENVGVDHFFFWSPRHHFDAEQFKKGKKLVTDGIAAVKANNKRQKYEAAGERLGQLFHTLQDFYSHSNWVEMGNKNPNTNLIKVNADIGKTADKDRATCRSCVGDDCKNNILEDILKEKILTTGYFDAVPPSSKPAGKCSHGGKFDRTRKMDPKGGINKDTLDSEHGHLHNQAANVAIAATSEVLQDVRAAAGDKEFLQMMGIKKGKPLCFVIDTTGSMGDDISTVRTITADIIDSKAGTDDEPSDYVLVPFNDPDFGPLTRTTNADDFKRAINSLTARGGGDFAEMCLSGLRLALTGSPPGSEIYVFTDASAKDGYLLSAVLALIERTKSVVSFLITGSLGLRRRRETDDDNQQQQEQFQRILPKSAFVYTQLAEASGGQAIQVTKSELAEVTSIITDTSSSSVVKLLQASRNAGNPDNFTFSVDDSVKNLTMYITGRSLSFTITSPSGVTQSSTDTTGPLVVSSSTVGNFQTVKLNTQVGVWKVEMVSTSAYNLKVVGESSLDFLFTFMKDSESPYGGLQVLSNRPRSGENTTLRVTVTGSDSATVTEVTLVELFTSVMVNGSVEDRGKGVFYVLFDSIPSGEFVVLVKGQTSSTRSAAKSFQRQSSSTIKASAVSVSATLTTRVAEPGVSFSVPFSVSTSGTGGTFTITDTNDQGYSSSFPPSLSLPTGGSANSTGTITAPSGTPSGTDVTLTIEATSPGGDTNYVVLRLTVLVPVTDVTAPVCQMSNVTDDCSDNCTESTWGVSLQVLDEVNGTGIDRITFTQGDGNLNTTLLPGNITLLTYNASCCSPDVEIIAVDNVGNVKSCFFSVRRATTAMSTTTAANNTTTNSNSTTTIVTTPSKTTSAAVPLSTGAAQLFVLFLSVTILSLC, from the exons ATGAGGTGGTTTGCTGCGCTGTGTCTCCTGCTCCTGCAGACTGGAGCTCATGGATTTGACATAGATGAAGAAGACGCCTCTCTGAGTCATCAGGAGATCACTGAAGCTGCACTCTTAAAGGTCACATTGGAGGTTTGCCGTGCCGTGGCCAAGGCTGCAGGCAAAGACATCAAAGAGCCT tcagggTCTCTGACCGCTACATCTGTTGCTGTCGCATGTGAAGCAGAAAAATCTTCCAAATCCTTCAGCAGTGTTATCGAAGTGATCCAAGACGAGAACGTGGGAGTcgaccacttttttttctggagcCCCCGTCACCACTTTGACGctgaacaatttaaaaagggaaagaaacTGGTCACGGATGGCATCGCCGCTGTGAAGGCCAACAACAAACGCCAAAAATATGAAGCGGCAGGAGAGAGACTGGGACAGTTATTCCACACTTTACAG GATTTCTACAGTCACAGTAACTGGGTGGAAATGGGAAACAAGAATCCAAATACCAATCTGATCAAAGTTAACGCGGACATTGGAAAAACAGCAG ATAAAGACAGAGCGACTTGTCGGAGCTGTGTTGGAGACGACTGCAAGAACAACATTTTGGAGGATATCTTAAAGGAAAAAATTCTGACCACAGGATATTTTGATGCTGTTCCTCCATCCAGCAAACCTGCAG GTAAATGCAGCCATGGAGGTAAatttgatagaacaagaaaaaTGGACCCTAAAGGTGGGATCAACAAAGACACGCTTGATTCTGAACATGGACATCTTCACAATCAAGCAGCAAATGTGGCCATAGCTGCAACCAGTGAAGTACTGCAGGACGTTCGAGCAGCTGCTGGTGACAAAGAATTCTTACA GATGATGGGAatcaaaaaaggaaaacctCTTTGCTTTGTGATTGACACCACAGGAAGCATGGGCGATGACATTTCCACAGTGAGAACTATCACCGCTGATATAATTGACAGTAAAGCGGGAACAGATGACGAGCCTTCAGATTACGTTCTTGTACCATTCAATGATCCAG ACTTTGGTCCACTGACAAGGACCACAAATGCAGATGACTTTAAGCGTGCTATCAATTCATTGACTGCAAGAGGTGGAGGAGATTTCGCAGAGATGTGTCTTTCAGGACTTCGG TTGGCTTTAACTGGTTCTCCTCCAGGTTCTGAGATTTACGTCTTCACAGATGCATCTGCTAAAGATGGGTACCTGTTAAGCGCAGTGCTCGCACTCATAGAGCGAACCAAATCAGTG GTGAGTTTCCTGATTACTGGCTCCCTGGGGTTACGTCGTCGAAGAGAGACTGATGACGACAATCAACAACAGCAAGAGCAGTTTCAACGGATTCTTCCAAAATCAGCCTTCGTGTACACACAGCTGGCAGAGGCTTCAGGAGGTCAGGCTATTCAGGTCACCAAAAGTGAGCTGGCTGAGGTCACCAGCATTATAACAGATACCTCCAGTTCCTCTGTG GTCAAGCTTCTTCAAGCTTCCCGGAATGCTGGAAACCCCGATAATTTCACATTTTCCGTGGACGATTCAGTGAAGAACCTGACGATGTACATCACAGGGCGCTCTCTCTCCTTTACTATCACCAGTCCTTCAG GTGTAACTCAGAGCAGCACTGACACGACCGGACCACTGGTCGTTTCCTCCAGCACAGTCGGAAACTTCCAGACTGTGAAGCTAAACACACAAGTGGGTGTGTGGAAAGTTGAAATGGTGTCAACAAGTGCCTACAATCTGAAGGTCGTGG GTGAAAGTTcccttgacttcctgtttaccTTTATGAAGGATTCAGAGAGCCCATATGGAGGTTTACAGGTCTTATCCAATCGCCCCAGATCTG gtGAAAATACTACCTTGAGGGTGACAGTAACCGGGAGTGACTCCGCCACAGTGACAGAAGTAACTCTGGTTGAATTATTCACATCAGTGATGGTTAACGGCAGCGTGGAGGATCGAGGTAAAGGGGTCTTCTACGTTCTGTTTGACTCGATACCATCGGGGGAGTTTGTGGTGTTGGTGAAGGGACAGACCAGCTCCACCAGAAGTGCTGCCAAATCCTTCCAAAGGCAGTCATCCTCCACTATCAAGGCTTCTGCTGTGTCGGTTAGCGCT ACTCTTACAACCAGGGTTGCAGAACCAGGAGTATCATTTTCCGTTCCTTTCTCTGTGTCGACCAGTGGGACGGGAGGAACCTTCACCATCACAGATACTAATGACCAAGGTTATAGCTCATCTTTCCCGCCCAGTTTATCCCTGCCGACTGGAGGCAGTGCTAACAGCACGGGAACAATCACAGCACCGTCTGGCACTCCGTCTGGTACTGACGTCACCCTGACCATTGAGGCGACTTCTCCAGGCGGGGACACCAACTATGTCGTGCTGCGTTTAACCGTCCTTGTCCCG GTGACTGATGTCACTGCGCCAGTGTGTCAGATGTCCAACGTGACGGACGACTGCTCAGACAACTGCACTGAATCTACGTGGGGGGTCTCTCTGCAGGTGCTCGATGAGGTCAACGGGACAGGCATTGATAGAATCACCTTCACACAAGGTGACGGGAACTTGAACACCACCCTGCTCCCGGGCAACATAACACTGCTGACCTACAATGCGTCCTGTTGCTCACCTGATGTGGAAATAATAGCTGTGGATAATGTGGGTAATGTAAAGTCTTGTTTCTTCTCTGTCCGGAGAGCGACCACCGCGATGAGCACCACCACAGCCGCtaacaacaccaccaccaactCTAACAGCACTACCACCATTGTTACCACTCCGTCCAAGACAACATCAGCTGCTGTGCCATTGTCTACCGGTGCAGCTCAGCTCTTTGTACTTTTCCTAAGTGTCACAATTCTAAGCCTCTGTTAA
- the LOC131458310 gene encoding von Willebrand factor A domain-containing protein 7-like — protein MLAVLCLLLLQTQVHGFGILPGKSLSHLEITESAILNTTVHVCRALARAEGTDFTFPPQPFTAKSVAVACNAPKSSKTFRQAIIAVIFHNVRVDIRHALNGSFHFDEEMFVQGKQIVTQGIQSIKASNKQENFEAAREKLGETLHPLQDFYSHSNWVELGKNGPNANLIRSGVSIGIIADESRATCRNCDGDDCTNNILEDIISEGILTSGYFGIVPLVSTKPKGKCSHGGAVDQTSTIEPKGGINKDTFDASHGHLHTKAANIAQAATSQLLEEIQGAAGDRPFLEMMGISKGSSKALCFVIDTTKSMSDDIEAVRGVTSTIINSEVGTDNEPSMYILVPFNDPEFGPLIKTTDPQVFKKVINSLSVTGGGDEAEMSLSGLQLALSNTPANSEIFLFTDAPPKDKNLKSAVIALIERTQSVVNFMITDTNTTNRHRRVLGAADAQVYRDLAQASGGLAIEVTKSELPEATSIIIESSSASLVTLLQAARDPGKTDQFPFFVDDTVSNVRVYITGQSVTFTLVSPTGASQQSTDTSGSLISQTKSVGNFQTLYLKKVIGLWEVRMASTNAYTLKVTGQSDIDFLFDFVEVSQGPFTGFDALDTRPSAGVKSSLLVSLTGTDTGEVTEVKLVDSTGSEEITGVVEPQGSGNFLVTFERMPLVEFVVWVKGRADSTIVFQRQSPTNFRVSNVTITADSSNILVPGTPFSVPFSVRTSGAEGNFTIRVTNNQQFDSAFPSTLFLESGNSSDGTVNLTAPLNTPSGTDVTLTIEAEAPAAADTNYVVLRFSVLNTVTDFTPPRCEQLSLVSRCSEECSLSQWTLFAQVIDGDDGVGVDRVSLKQGNGTMNATLNAGNENITMVSYSASCCSPDMELQVVDLVGNVGTCFFTIRKGSSSPISPSTRVTQSLFLSLSTVILGLYITTEGGIQ, from the exons ATGTTAGCAGTGTTGTGCCTCTTGCTCCTGCAAACTCAAGTCCATGGATTTGGGATTTTACCAGGAAAGTCCCTGAGTCACCTGGAAATTACAGAAAGTGCGATTTTAAATACCACAGTACACGTTTGCCGCGCTTTGGCCAGAGCCGAGGGAACAGACTTCACTTTTCCT ccACAGCCTTTCACAGCAAAATCTGTTGCCGTTGCATGCAATGCACCTAAATCATCCAAAACCTTCCGTCAAGCCATCATAGCCGTCATATTCCACAATGTCAGGGTGGACATTCGTCATGCCCTCAATGGAAGCTTCCACTTTGACGAGGAAATGTTTGTACAAGGAAAACAAATCGTCACGCAGGGGATACAGTCTATAAAAGCAAGCAACAAGCAAGAGAACTTTGAAGCAGCAAGGGAGAAACTCGGAGAGACTTTGCATCCTTTACAG GATTTCTACAGTCACAGCAACTGGGTGGAACTGGGGAAAAACGGCCCTAATGCCAATCTGATCAGATCAGGTGTCAGCATTGGTATCATAGCAG ATGAAAGTAGGGCGACGTGTCGCAACTGTGATGGAGACGACTGCACGAAcaacattttggaggacatcaTAAGTGAGGGGATACTGACCTCGGGGTACTTTGGTATTGTACCTTTGGTCTCAACCAAACCGAAAG GAAAATGCAGCCACGGAGGAGCAGTGGATCAAACCAGTACCATTGAGCCTAAAGGCGGAATCAACAAAGACACGTTTGATGCCAGTCATGGACATCTCCACACgaaagcagcaaacatcgccCAAGCTGCCACCAGTCAGCTACTGGAGGAAATCCAAGGGGCTGCCGGTGACAGACCCTTCCTCGA GATGATGGGAATCTCCAAAGGATCCAGTAAAGCCCTCTGTTTTGTGATCGACACGACAAAGAGTATGAGTGATGACATCGAAGCAGTGAGGGGAGTAACGTCCACGATCATAAACAGTGAAGTGGGAACAGACAATGAGCCGTCCATGTACATTCTAGTTCCATTCAACGACCCAG AATTCGGGCCTCTGATAAAGACAACAGACCCCCAAGTCTTCAAGAAAGTTATTAACTCCCTCTCAGTGACAGGTGGAGGAGATGAGGCGGAAATGAGTCTCTCTGGGCTTCAG CTGGCTTTAAGTAATACTCCTGCCAATTCTGAGATCTTCCTCTTCACTGATGCACCTCCTAAAGACAAAAACCTGAAAAGCGCAGTGATTGCACTCATAGAACGAACTCAGAGTGTG GTAAACTTCATGATAACGGACACAAACACGACCAACCGCCACAGACGAGTATTAGGGGCAGCAGATGCTCAGGTGTACAGAGACCTGGCTCAGGCGTCGGGAGGCCTCGCTATCGAAGTCACAAAGAGTGAGCTTCCTGAAGCCACCAGCATCATAATAGAATCTTCCAGCGCCTCTCTG GTGACTCTGCTTCAAGCAGCCAGGGACCCGGGAAAAACAGATCAATTCCCCTTTTTCGTCGACGACACTGTTTCAAACGTGAGAGTCTACATCACCGGGCAATCTGTCACTTTCACTCTCGTAAGCCCCACAG GTGCATCGCAGCAAAGCACCGACACATCGGGATCATTGATCAGCCAGACCAAGTCGGTGGGAAACTTCCAGACTCTGtatctcaaaaaagtcatcggacTGTGGGAAGTGAGGATGGCATCGACGAACGCTTACACTCTGAAGGTCACGG GTCAGAGTGATATTGACTTCCTCTTTGACTTTGTGGAGGTGTCCCAGGGCCCGTTCACGGGATTCGATGCTCTCGACACTCGTCCCAGCGCcg GTGTGAAGAGCAGCTTGTTGGTGTCTTTAACGGGAACCGACACGGGGGAAGTGACAGAAGTCAAACTGGTCGACTCGACAGGGTCAGAGGAGATTACAGGAGTCGTGGAGCCTCAGGGGAGCGGGAATTTCTTAGTCACTTTTGAACGTATGCCACTAGTGGAGTTTGTGGTGTGGGTGAAAGGACGTGCAGATTCAACAATAGTCTTCCAAAGGCAGTCACCGACCAACTTCAGAGTCTCCAATGTGACCATCACT GCCGACTCAAGTAACATCTTAGTACCAGGAACACCATTCTCTGTGCCCTTCTCTGTGAGGACCAGCGGAGCGGAAGGCAATTTCACAATCCGTGTCACCAACAACCAACAATTTGACTCAGCGTTTCCGAGCACTTTGTTCCTGGAGAGTGGAAACAGCAGTGACGGCACAGTGAACCTCACGGCTCCTCTTAACACCCCGTCTGGCACGGATGTCACTCTGACCATCGAGGCCGAGGCTCCGGCGGCTGCAGACACCAACTATGTCGTGCTGCGGTTTTCTGTTCTTAACACG GTGACTGATTTCACTCCACCACGATGTGAGCAGCTCAGCCTGGTCTCCAGGTGCTCTGAAGAGTGCAGCCTCTCTCAGTGGACACTCTTCGCTCAAGTGATTGATGGGGACGACGGGGTGGGCGTCGACCGCGTCAGCCTCAAACAAGGTAACGGGACCATGAACGCCACTCTGAACGCCGGCAATGAGAACATAACCATGGTGTCCTACAGCGCTTCGTGCTGTTCACCCGATATGGAGCTGCAGGTCGTGGACCTGGTGGGAAACGTGGGCACGTGTTTCTTCACGATCCGGAAAGGTTCGTCCTCTCCGATCTCTCCGTCCACAagagtcactcagtcacttttTCTAAGTCTAAGCACGGTGATACTTGGACTCTATATCACAACAGAAGGGGGCATTCAATGA